The Poriferisphaera corsica DNA segment CAAAGTTGCCGAACTACTGGCAGTTGAGAACGCTGTTAGCAAAGCTGGCGCCATCGCGCGGTGATGTCGATATGGATTCACACGTGTAAAAATCCATAAGAATATAGGTAAAACGATAAACATATGCACCGCGAGTGCGGCGATAACCGTGAACGCAAACAACACCAACGATGAGCCAAACTCCCACAAACGTTCTTCCTGTGACAGTTTCGCGTAGTTCTGCATCATCGTCGCAGCAATCAAAAACAGGATCCCAATTGGCGCAAATCGCAAAATGATATTCGTCAATCGAATACTCACACGGTACATGCCATCAAAAAATAATGTCAGTACTTCGCCCGGTTCGGGTTTAATTCTAACAACCAGATAGCCCACAAAAAGCGAAACGACAATCAACCCTAGAAGATTATTCGTCGTCGCAGCAGTAATGAGATTGTCCGGCACAAGTTTGCGGAAGACATCTAAAAAGTCAGATGCTGTCGATCCACCAAGCTTTGAATTCATCTCACCAGCCACATCACCAAATTGCTTAATATTTTCACTGGTCAACAAAGCTCCGCTTTCAACCACACCCGGCTTGAGTGTGTTTACGAGCGTCAGGCCGATCAAAATCGAGACCAATGATGTTGCTGCATAATACGACAAGGTCTTCAAACCGATCCTGCGAAAACCTGCCCCTTTACCGATGCCGATAATGGAAACGATGATAGAGCTGGTCACAAGTGGGATCACAACTAGCTTCAGCGCATTCAAAAATATATCGCCAATCAGATCGCAGATCATGTACACCAAACCTTGATCGACAAGCGTTACAACGCCAGGGATGCCTGCCTCTTGGTAAGCCTGCCCCGCTGCTGCTGCCGCGGCCAGTTCGCTGGCGTACTGTGTTTTCCACTCACCGATATAGTAAAGCGAAATTCCGAGCCCCAACGCCGCCCCCAAAATCAAACCAATCAGAATCTGCCAGTGAAGTGCCCAATGCCAAATTGCCCAGACCGGTTTCTTTTCTGCGAGCTTATTATCCGACATATCATCTCCTGTATGCTGGCAAACCAAACATGCCAGTCTGAACCAATAATCCCAAATCGTACTCAGCCTGACCTAAATTCGATCAAAAATCAAGCTGGTATCTTTATCGGTATGGCCATCCCAGGCATCTGCGACATCACCCCGCCGCAATGTCATTTAAGTCATCGTCGGGCCATACTTTTTCACAACTTCCTCAAAACCACTTCTTTTTATCCCAAGATCACGATCCAGCCGTTCTAACTCAGCATCATTCGCCACATTATCTTCCTCCGCCATCAACACCTGATCCTTACCAAACGGCAAACTCGTCACACCAACTCTCTCTGCGATACCTGCCACCTTTTTGGCAAACCAGCTCGGCACACCAACCGCCGGTCGATGTTTCGCTCCTGCAATATATTTCTGGCATATCTCATACATCTGTGGCCAACTCATACGATCTGCCCCAGCTACATCGTAAATCTGCCCAATCGTCTGCTTATTCTCAACAGCCTCCACAAACATTGCGGCCACATCCTCCACCCACACCGGCTGTACGAGCCCTGCCCCTCCGCCAAAGCCGCCACCTAAAATCCCTTTGCCAAAGTAGGGCACGAAAGGCATGCCTCCCTTCGCCAAACCCTTGGTAAAAAAGTCTTTCACCATCAGCATGAACTCACCATCTGGCCCATGAATCAGGCTTGGCCGAAAAATCGTCCAATCCAACCCGCTCTTCATCACCGCCAACTCTGCCAATCGTTTAGTTCGATGATATTTTGATGACGCGTGATCTTTTGTCCCCAAAGCTGACATCTGTATCCAACGTTTCACGCCTGCCTTCTTAGCCGCACGCAACAAATTTTCCGTCCCCTCAACATGCACACGCTCAAATGTGACGCCCTTACTTGGCACTTCCCGAATAATCCCTACAAGATGAATAACAACGCTTGCTCCATCAACAAGTTTTTCAAGGCTCGCATTGTTGAAAAGATCACCCTCGATAACTTTGGTATCATGACCCTCAGTCTGCAAAGGGTTGGGCCTCTCTTGCTCAGAGTCGGGGATAGAACGTGTGGAATCGTTATCACAAGACGCTTCCAACCGACTCTTAGGGGTTCTTTCGCAGCTTGATTGCCTCGCTCCATCGTGATCCACCACTGTGTCACACGCCGTTGCGGAGTGATCATCGGGTCGATGGGTCGTTTTCGTGCGGGACGTAGACCGCACGAGGGTTTTGACGGTGTATTTCTTTTCCAACAAATCACGCAGGATATGAGTGCCAACAAATCCACTCGCGCCCGTCAGGGCGATCGTCTGGGTTTTTTCATTCATAAGCATACCTGTCGGAATACACTTAGCCCTTGCGCCAACATAATTGCGCACAGTCAGTTATATTATTGCTTCTACTACGGAGCTTAGAATATTGCGTCGAAGTCGTAAACCAATCGTTATCGCATCCCGCCGTTCACTGCTTGCTCGTACGCAAGCCGAAATGGTTGGCCGCGCACTCGGGAAACTCCATCCTAACGTTGAAATCCAATACCGTTGGATCGAATCCGAGGGTGATATCAAACTCAATCAATCCCTTGCTGATATCGGCGGCAAAGGCCTTTTCACTCGCACAATCGAGTCGGTCCTTCTCAAAGGCGAAGCCGATATCGCCGTCCATTCACTCAAAGACCTCCCCGCCCGTGATACGCCGGGTCTGATGATTGCCGCAGTCCCCAAACGCACCGTTGTCAACGATTGCCTGATCGCCAAGGATGGTTCCACCTCCCTCGATCAGCTTGCAACCGGCGCTATTATCGGCACCTCCTCGCCGCGACGCGCATCACAACTCCTGCGTGCACGCCCCGATCTTAAGATCGACCTCATCCGTGGCAACGTCGAAACACGCATTAATAAAGTCATTGCCCCTCAACCCAATACCATCCACTACGATGCGACCCTCCTCGCAGCCGCAGGACTCCGTCGTCTTAAGAAACTTGACCTCGCAGCCCGAACCATCCCGACGGACATCATGCTCCCCGCAGCATGCCAGGCCGCACTCGCCATCCAATGCCGCTCCGATGATCACGTCACTCTCACACGCTGCCTCCCATTAAACAATCCCTCCTCATCAACCGCTGTGCATGCTGAACGCGAAATCCTCGCCGCACTCGAAGCCGATTGCCATTCAGCAATCGCTGTTCTCGCCGAACCCGTCGAGACAGGTGATGAACTCACCAAACGTACCGGCGATCAAACCTATCGCCTACAAATCCGCATCCTCTCGCCCGATGGCTCGCATTGCCTCGAATTCGACCAACAAACCAAAACCAAAGAACTCCGCCGCCTCATCAAGACAGCCGTTTCACAACTTAAAGAGCAAGGCGCAGACGACCTACTCCACTCACAAACCATTGGCGCTTAATATTTGGCGTTTGGGTACCAATCAATCGAACAAACAAACAAAAGCGATGCGTTTTTAACGCATCGCTTTTTTCCTGCCTTTCTAACATCTCATTCACACAATACAGACAATTCTCCCACACAAGAACACTCAAAAACCGAGAAGCCAACAAAGCAAACGACTTCCAGAGAATCCGCTTGTATCGTTCAATCTGAATCTGTTACTATCAGGTACTCGCCGGATATCGATCACCACAGAGCAAAACCATGAAACGACACACGACCCTGCCATACTTGGCCGCTGCCCTTTTCTTCTCACTTAGTCTCATCTCCCCAACCCTCGCTCAATCCCTCAAGCTCCCCGCTATTATCTCAGACCATATGCTTCTGCAGCAAAACACTACCTGCCCGATCTGGGGACAAGCCGAACCCAATCAGCCCATCACGGTCAGTATCAACAATCAAACCCACACCACCACCGCAGACGCCGACGGTAACTGGCGTATCGACCTCAGCCCCATCACCACCAAAGGCCCATTCACACTCACCATCACCTCATCTGACCAATCCATCACCATCAACGACGTCATCACCGGCGAAGTCTGGATCGGCTCCGGCCAATCCAACATGGAATGGCCCACCGACCTCTCCATCAACGCTGAACAAGAATTACAAAACGCCAACTACCCCGATATCCGCATCTTTACCGTCACCAAACAGGTCAAGCATGAAAAAACCTTCGACTTCGAAGGTACATGGTCATCCGTCAATCCCAAATCAATCGCTGACTTCTCCGCAGTCGCCTACTACTTTGGCCGCGAACTTCACCAAAAGCTCAACACACCCGTCGGCCTCATCGACTCCTCATGGGGCGGCACACCCGCTCAATCATGGACACCCTACGACAAACTCAAATCCAACCCCGTCACCAAAGCATACGTCGACGACTACGAAGCCAAGCTCCCTGAAATGACCCGAAAGGCCGAAACCTACAAAGCAGATCGCGCCGCCTTCGAAAAAGAATTCCACGACGCACGCATCAACCTCACCAATAGCGCTGGCGTAGCTCTTGGCTACCACACCATCAACTTCAACGATGCTGACTGGAAAACCGCAACACTCCCAGCCAACTACGTCGATCTTCACCAGCATCCAACCATTGACGGCGTCCTTTGGCTTCGCTCAACCATCAACCTCCCCACAAATTTTCAACATAAAAAACTCACCATCAATCTCGGCGCCATCGATGACTACGAAATGACCTACGTCAACGGCAAGCTCATCGGCCAAGTCGATCACAACACCCCCAATGCACACTTGATTAATCGCAACTACACCATCTCTGCCGAACTTAACAATAAGCCCACTCTCACCATTGCTGTCCGCATCGTCGACAACATCTACGCAGGCGGCTTCAAGTCTGCTCCCGAAACCCTCTATCTTTCCAATAGTTCAGACCGCATCTCACTCGCCAATGACAACTGGAAATATAAGTTCGGCCAAACCTACACCTCACAGCCCGTCATGCCCCGCGGCGTTCCCGGCAACTCCCACGCACTCTCCGGCCTCTACAACGGCATGATCGAACCACTCATCCCCTACGCCATCCAAGGCGTCATCTGGTACCAAGGTGAAGCCAACGCATGGGACGCCGCTCGCTACCAACCCCTCCTCACACTCATGATCAACTCATGGCGTGAAGCATGGGATCAACCCAACAACAAGGATTTCCCATTCCTCATCGTTCAGATTGCCAACTTCTATGATCCATCGGATCAATACCAGGACCACGGCTGGGCGCACCTCCGTGAAGCACAACGTCTCACCCATCTCTCCACCCCCAACACTGGCCTCGCAACAACGATCGACATCGGTGAAGCCGCCGACATCCACCCACGCAATAAACAAGACGTCGGCCGCCGTCTTGCCGCATGGGCATTCGCCAATACCTACAACCAACCCGCCACACCAGCCGGCCCAATCTTTACTCACCAATCAATCAACTTCGACCACACCATCACACTGCACTTCGACCACAACCAAAACCTCCGCCCCTACTCCGGCGATACCCTCACCGGTTTCTTCATCTCATCCAACGGCAAAAACTTCCTCCCAGCCAACGCGATCATCAACACCGACAACACAATCACCATTTCAAACCCACAAGTCCGCTTCCCCAAGATCGTCGCCTACGGCTTCGCCGCCAACCCTCAAAACCTTAACCTCACCAACAACACCAACCTCCCCGCGACACCATTCCGATCCGATTACTAATATCAAAACACGATAAATCAGTTCATTCAAAGACCCAAGCATCACTGCTTTGGGTCTTTTTTATTTCTACTTATACTCAGAAACCATACTGCATTGCGCCAAAGCTACAACATACAGACAACCACCTTTTCTTCATTAGAATAAATGAATCAGCCAATTGCATACTCATTTATATGACTGCTCCGCTCATCGCATGCCTCAATAGACGCGAGATTTTGCGCAACGATCTAACGATCGATTAGCTGGCAATCGTATCGCATGACATCCCTCACCCTCATTCAAACCAAATTTTATTTATAGGCGTTATCATGATAAACATGAATGATCGGATTAAACCTGTTCTCGTTCTCTTACTTTTACTCACGCTCTCAGCCACATCCTTTGCGCAATCACTCCAACTCCCCGCGATTATTTCAGACCACATGGTTTTACAACGAAATACCGTATGCCCGATTTGGGGAAAAGCAAAACCCAACGATAACATTACCGTGAGCATCAACAAGCAAACACACAAAACAAAAGTCGATACTAAAGGCAATTGGATCATTAAACTTAGCCCAATCAAATCCAAAGGCCCATTCACACTCACCGTTAAATCCTCGAATACCAATATCAGCATCAAAGACGTCATCACCGGCGAAGTCTGGCTCGGCTCTGGCCAATCAAACATGGAATGGCCAATCGAACGAACTGACACCAACAATGCAATCTTAAAAAAATCCAACTACCCCGACTATCGCATCTTTCTTGTTCCAAGAAAGTACACTTCAGGCTCGCACTTCCTAAAACCCAAATCCGCACGTTGGCAAAAAGTAACACCAAAATCGATCACCAAATTTTCCGCCGTCGCTTACTACTTCGGGCATGATCTTCACAAAAACCTCAAAACCCCTGTAGGCATGATCGCTTCATCCTGGGGCGGAACCCCGGCTCAGTCATGGACACCCTACAACGCCATGGCCTCAAACACTGAACTCAAACAATACACAGACGAATTCGAGCAGCGTGTTAAAAACGCTCCTCAATTAAAGGCCGAGTACGACAAAAATCTCAAACAATGGCAAAAAGACAATAAAAAAATTCTGCGCACCCAACCTCAAAACCCCGGCTCAAAACTAAACTACCACCAAATCGATTTCGACGATTCTTCTTGGAAATCATGCACCGTCCCAGCCAAATTTTTACATACATACAACCGAATGTTTGATGGAATTGTTTGGTACAGAACAACTATTAACCTTCCGAAAAACCTTCAAAAGACCAACCTCACCCTCTCCCTCGGCGCGCTCGATGATTACGATGTCACCTACGTCAACGGCAAGCACATCGGTTCTCACGGCAGCGAAACGAAAAGCAGCTATAAAGTCCCTCGAAAATACAAAATCCCAGCATCAATCAATAACCGCAAGCAACTCACCATCGCCGTACGCATCACCGACAAACACCGATACGGCGGGTTCAAAAGCGACGCAAAAGAAATCTACCTTTCAAGCGGCAAACAAAAGCTTTCTATCGCCGGCAACAACTGGAAAACACACATCGAATCAACCTTCCAGGGCGAGCCTTACAAACCTGCAAGCACCAAAGGCCCACGCAACGTCTCCGTTCTCTACAACGGCATGATCAAACCCATCATCCCATACGCCATCAAAGGCGTCATCTGGTATCAAGGCGAAGCAAACACCAGCACCTCAAACTATCCTTACTACCAAACCCTCCTCTCGACCATGATCAGCGCATGGCGAGATGAATGGGATCAACCACAACACGACTTCCCCTTCCTCATCGTACAACTCACAAACTATCAATCACCTTCATTCAGTGTCACCAATCATTCCTGGGCATACCTCCGCGAACAGCAACTCAATACGCATCAAAACGTGCCCAACACCGGACTCGCCGTCATTATCGACATTGGCGATGCAACCAACGTCCACCCTAAAAACAAAGCCGATGTAGGCAAACGCCTCTCACGCTGGGCACTCAATCAAACCTACAACAAAAATATCATTCCCTCCGGCCCGATGTATCAATCCCACACAATCTCGGGCAACACCGTTAATCTAACCTTTGATTATACCGACGGTATCAAACCGCTTACCGGCAATAAACTCACCGGCTTCTTCATCACCGATGACCATCAAAAGTACCTCCCCGCCATCGCCAAAATCAACAGCAATAACACTATCTCCGTCACACATCCCCAAATCCAGCAACCCTTAGCAGTTCGATACGGCTGGGCCGCAAACCCCCAAAAACTCAACCTCACCAACAGTACCAATATCCCCGCTTCTCCTTTCCGAACCGATCAATAAATAAGCTTTCATAATCAACAAAAACCTGCAAGAACCCGAACAACATCGGGTTCTTTTTAATAACACATACTCAAATCCAACATCTAATAGCGCATCTACTATTTAGTCTTTTTTTCTCAACTTTTGTATTACAATGAACCCCCACCCAAAACCCACTAATCGCACGATTTGTACGCATTAAACGTAGATCTTTAACAAAACAAAAAGTGATGACAATGAAGCATGTAACCCGCCAGCTCTTTTCTATCGTGTTCCTTTTTATACTGCTGACGCTCTCGACCAACGTCCTCGCCCAATCACTCAAGCTCCCCGCCATCATCTCCGACCACATGCTTCTCCAGCGCAACTTCCCCTGCCCTATCTGGGGCATCGCCTCACCCAACCAACAAGTCACCGCCACCATCGCAGGCCAAACCCATACCACAAAAGCCAACAGCGAAGGCCAATGGCGCATTAACCTCAACCCCATCACCGATAAAGGCCCATTCAAACTCACCATCAAAACCGGCGACAAGTCAATCACCATCAATGACGTCATCACCGGCGAAAACTGGCTCGCCTCCGGCCAATCAAACATGGAATGGAGTGTCAAACGCTCCAACAACGCCGAACAAGAATTAAAAAACGCACAATACCCCGACATCCGCATCTTCACCGTCACCAAACAAATCAGACACAACAAAACCTTCGACTTCAAAGGCCAGTGGCACAGCGTCACCCCAGATTCCATACCAAACTTCTCCGCCGTCGCCTATTTCTTCGGCCGCAAACTTCACAAAGACCTCAACACACCCGTTGGCCTCATCCACGCATCATGGGGCGGCACACCTGCGCAGGCATGGATCTCCTACCATGCTATGAAGAAAAATCCCCGCCTCAATAAATTCATCAAAAACTACCCCACCGAATCTAAAAAATGGGCCGACGTCGTCGCAACCTACGAAGCAAACAAACCTCAATACGACATCATCAACGCTCGCGTCAAAAACCAAGAAAACACCGAAGGCGTCACCAAGGGCTATCACAAACCCGACTTCGATGACTCCGACTGGAAGACCACCAGACTCCCCGTCAAGTTTTCTCAACTTCACGAAAACCCCGACATCAACGGCATCCTCTGGCTTCGCACCACCATCAAAATCCCCACCAACTTCCGCAACAAAAAAATCAAACTCAGACTCGGCATCATCGACGACTACGACATGGCCTACGCTAACGGCAAACTCATCGGACAATCTGGCACCGAAACCATCGGCGTATCCAGAAAAAGACGCGTCTACATGATCCCAGCCTCCATCAACAACAAACCCAACCTCACCATCGCCGTCCGTGTGCTCGACAACCAAAGAACCGGCGGCTTCATCTCAAAAAGCAACGACATCAACATCCAATACGCCGACACCAAAATCGACATCGCCAAACGCCCCTGGAAATACAAATTCGGCCACACCTTCACCAAAGAAATCTACGGCCGCTTCCCACGTTTCCTTCGCAACTCAACCTCCGGCGCATACAACGGCATGATCGACCCCATCTCACCTTACGCCATCAAAGGCGCACTCTGGTACCAAGGCGAATCAAACTCCGGCGACGCAAAATACTACCAGGCACTACTCACCTCACTCATCACCTCTTGGCGTGAAAAATGGGACCAGCCACAAAACGCTAAAAATTTCCCATTCCTCATCGTCCAGCTCACCAATTTCCGAAGCCCTTCCGACAAATATCAAAAACATAGTTGGTGCGAACTCCGTGAAGCGCAGCGGCTCACAAGCCTCGCCGTCCCCAACACCAACCTCGCCGTCATCATCGACATCGGCAACGCCAAAGACATCCACCCACACAACAAACAAGACGTCGGCCTCCGCCTCGCCTACCTCGCCCTCGCCGACACCTACAACAAACCCATCACCCCCGCAGGCCCGCTCTTCACACACCAAACCATCAACAGAAACAACTCAATCACTCTACACTTCAAATACGCAGATACCATCAAACCCCTCTCCGGCGACAAACTCTCCGGCTTCTTCATCTCATCCGATGGCAAAAAATTCGTCTCCGCCAACGCAACCATCAACCCCGACAACACCGTCACCGTCTCTCACCCCAACGTCAAAAAACCCAGAGTCGTCGCCTACGGCTACGCCTCAAACCCACAAAAAATCAACCTCACCAACGACACCAACATCCCAGCCTCGCCTTTTCTCTCAAGCAACTAACGATTAAAAACACAACATACTCAAATGATCTGCGAAGCCCGATTGATAAAAAAATCGGGCTTTTCATTTGTATTCACACATTGAATTCATCTATTCCATAGCGCATATCACACTATGCTTTTATTTAACAATTTTCTTACTACATTAGTTTATTAACGAAGTCCTAAATCTCGCCAATTAATTCCAATTGAATTGAGCTTAAAAATGAACACGCCCTTTAAGACGCTCAGATTTTTACCTGCATTATTATTACTACTAACCATCTCACTCCCCGCGTTTGCCCAATCACTCTCAGTCGCATCCATCATCTCCGATCACATGATGCTCCAACGCAACACCACCTGCCCGATCTGGGGCAAAGCCAAACCCTATCAAAACATCACTGTCACCATCGACGATCAAACCCATACCACCACAACCAATATCAACGGCAAATGGCGTATCAACCTCAAGCCCATCAGCACAAAAGGCCCCTTCACACTCACCATCACATCCCCCGACCAAACCCTCACCATCACCGACGTCATCACCGGCGAAGTCTGGCTCGGATCAGGCCAATCAAACATGGAATGGAGCGTCCGCAGTTCCAACAACGCTGAACAAGAACAAGCAAACGCGCAATACCCCGACATCCGCATCTTCACCGTCAAGCATCAAGCGAATCACAGTGACGAAATCCTCGACCCGAACGGTCAATGGGAAAGCGTCACACCCAAATCCATCGAGCACTTCTCCGCCGTTGCCTACTTCTTCGGCCGAAAAATCCATCAAGAACTCAACACTCCTGTCGGCCTCATCGATTCCTCATGGGGCGGCACCCCCGCTCAATCATGGACACCCATCCACGCATTAAGGCAAAACTCAAAACTCAATCGTTATGTCAAGACCTACGATCAAAAGCGCACCGACTGGGCCGCCCGCATCAAAGACTTCAACGCCAATCAAGAACGCTATCAACAAATCCAAAAAACACTCTCCAACGCACCCGACAACCAAGGCGCCGCCAAAGGCTACCACACCTCCGACTTCAACGACTCTGATTGGGAAACAACCAACCTCCCCGTGAAGTACGCCGAAATCAACAGCACCCCCGACATCAACGGCGTCCTCTGGGTACGTACCTCTGTCGAACTCCCCAGCCAACTCCAAAACAAACAACTTACACTCAACCTCGGCGTCATTGACGACTACGACTTGACCTACGTCAACGGCCAAATCGTCGGACAAATCGGCAAAGAAAATTCCAGAGCCTCCGGCACCAACCGCAAATACACCATCCCCGCCTCAGTCAACAACAAACCAACCCTCACCATCGCTGTCCGCGTCGTCGACACACTCCGCACCGGCGGTTTCAAATCAGGCGGCCACAACTTCTACCTCACCAACGACAGCGACAAAATCCGGATCGATAAAAACGATTGGAAATACAAATTCGCCTTCATCTACACCAAAGAAACACCCGGCCGTCTTGACCGCGACATCCGCCTCTCCATCTCAGGCCTCTACAACGGCATGATCCAACCTCTCATTCCATACGCCATCAAAGGCGTCCTCTGGTACCAAGGCGAATCAAACAACAACGGCCACACCACATACGAACCTCTCCTCACCTCACTCATCACATCATGGCGTGAAGCATGGGATCAACCCATCAACAAAGACTTCCCATTCCTCATCGTGCAGCTACCCAACTACCGCGAACCTTCTAAAAAAGTCGAACAACACAGCTGGGCTCATCTCCGCGAAGCTCAACGCCTCACACACGCCAAGCTCCCCAACACTGGCCTTGCCACCATCATCGACATCGGCGACACAAAGAACATCCACCCGCGCAACAAACAAGACGTCGGCCTACGCCTCGCCTACTGGGCACTTGCCGAAACCTACAACAAACCCATCACCCCCGCAGGCCCGCTCTTCACACACCAAACCATCAACAAAGACAACTCAATCACCCTTCACTTCAAGTACGCCGACGGCATCAAACCTCTCTCCGGCGACAAACTCTCCGGCTTCTTCATCTCATCCAACGGACGCAGCTTCGCACCCGCCACCGCAATCATTAACCCCGACAACACCATCACCGTCTCTCACCCCAGCATCCTCAACCCCAAAGTCGTCGCCTACGGCTTCGCCTCCAACCCCGAAAAAATGAACCTCAATCTCACAAACGATTCCAACATCCCAGCCTCGCCTTTCCTCTCAAGCAACTAACCCTCCCACATAAGCAACACACTGCAAATACTCACAACAACCTCATACGACAGCAAGCAGGCATTGAATTTCATGCCTGCTTGCTTCTTTTTTATGCGCGCGTCACTCCCCCTCATATTGACGATTCACATCTCA contains these protein-coding regions:
- a CDS encoding sialate O-acetylesterase — encoded protein: MNTPFKTLRFLPALLLLLTISLPAFAQSLSVASIISDHMMLQRNTTCPIWGKAKPYQNITVTIDDQTHTTTTNINGKWRINLKPISTKGPFTLTITSPDQTLTITDVITGEVWLGSGQSNMEWSVRSSNNAEQEQANAQYPDIRIFTVKHQANHSDEILDPNGQWESVTPKSIEHFSAVAYFFGRKIHQELNTPVGLIDSSWGGTPAQSWTPIHALRQNSKLNRYVKTYDQKRTDWAARIKDFNANQERYQQIQKTLSNAPDNQGAAKGYHTSDFNDSDWETTNLPVKYAEINSTPDINGVLWVRTSVELPSQLQNKQLTLNLGVIDDYDLTYVNGQIVGQIGKENSRASGTNRKYTIPASVNNKPTLTIAVRVVDTLRTGGFKSGGHNFYLTNDSDKIRIDKNDWKYKFAFIYTKETPGRLDRDIRLSISGLYNGMIQPLIPYAIKGVLWYQGESNNNGHTTYEPLLTSLITSWREAWDQPINKDFPFLIVQLPNYREPSKKVEQHSWAHLREAQRLTHAKLPNTGLATIIDIGDTKNIHPRNKQDVGLRLAYWALAETYNKPITPAGPLFTHQTINKDNSITLHFKYADGIKPLSGDKLSGFFISSNGRSFAPATAIINPDNTITVSHPSILNPKVVAYGFASNPEKMNLNLTNDSNIPASPFLSSN